The Panulirus ornatus isolate Po-2019 chromosome 55, ASM3632096v1, whole genome shotgun sequence genome has a segment encoding these proteins:
- the LOC139765513 gene encoding glutamate receptor 3-like: MDDLSRVLQEGMRGLLLTQVRRGSLSPAVPHEGVRSRASPAGSAEDQPFMLGSMVMVGGMHILVDGRWRLRRAASWVDGRLQVYASLWPTPPWNLHRRLVRFTCHNKPTVFTMRPGAGLGSAQGYLAELMEEMGRRLNFTSSLIPTEGFGSLTRSGSWNGMVGVIASGEADVAPLDFTPSVERLEVVDFSRPLGQDVVVILAQAPAVLVRPFLLLQIYSPQMWGCVLGGAMLVGLVMARLAVLEAEMDGRPYRRNISQHLISSLSILVYQSSTKWPTGMAGRLLACLMMVVSLVVGSLYCGSITAFLAIPFRSEPVNSLQDLVDRDVVPVVRSKATVYNFLKKQKEGLLGEVTSRMKALSGEDIGSWAFFRKVAAGTHALVDTHSGAVGRAKRFERRGTRCRFHLARKPVKVDLDTIVYGRNSFINTQFNEIIKWFTYYGIVEKMKKPYYSIPCEANLRSDHPQAMTLQQTQGAFYVLAVGLLTASFILVVETIGSLCRKAVADTGRRSLTPTVVRHHLTPVVRHLAKRPSPKRAF, translated from the exons ATGGACGACCTGTCGCGCGTCCTGCAGGAGGGGATGAGAGGCCTTCTGCTCACCCAGGTCCGCCGGGGGTCGCTGTCCCCCGCCGTCCCACACGAAGGAGTGCGTTCGAGGGCTTCGCCAGCCGGGAGCGCCGAGGACCAGCCATTCATGCTGGGGTC gatggtgatggtgggtggcatGCACATCCTCGTTGACGGGCGGTGGCGCCTCCGGAGGGCGGCGTCGTGGGTGGATGGGCGGCTCCAGGTCTACGCCTCCCTCTGGCCGACGCCACCCTGGAACCTACATCGCAGGCTCGTCAGGTTTACGTGCCACAAT AAGCCCACAGTGTTCACGATGCGTCCGGGCGCGGGCCTGGGTTCTGCCCAGGGTTACCTGGCCGAGCTGATGGAGGAGATGGGGCGACGGCTcaacttcacctcctccctcatcccgaCCGAGGGCTTCGGCTCCCTCACCCGCAGTGGCTCCTGGAACGGCATGGTGGGCGTCATAGCCAGCGGG gaggcggACGTGGCGCCCCTGGACTTCACGCCCAGCGTGGAGAGGCTGGAGGTGGTGGATTTCTCTCGTCCGCTGGGGCAGGACGTGGTGGTCATCCTGGCTCAGGCCCCAGCAGTGCTCGTCAGGCCGTTTCTCCTCCTTCAGATATACTCCCCACAG atgtggggttgtgtgctgGGTGGGGCAATGTTGGTTGGCCTAGTAATGGCCCGACTGGCTGTACTGGAAGCAGAGATGGACGGTCGGCCCTACCGAAGAAACATCTCCCAACACCTTATCAGCAGCCTCAGCATACTCGTCTACCAGA GTAGCACCAAATGGCCGACGGGTATGGCTGGCAGGCTCCTGGCTTGCCTCATGATGGTGGTGTCGCTGGTGGTCGGTTCTCTCTACTGCGGCTCCATCACCGCCTTCCTCGCTATACCCTTCAG GTCCGAACCCGTGAACTCGCTGCAGGACCTCGTGGACAGGGACGTGGTGCCCGTCGTCAGGAGTAAGGCCACCGTCTACAACTTCCTGAAG aaaCAGAAGGAAGGACTGCTGGGGGAGGTGACGTCCCGGATGAAGGCGCTGAGCGGCGAGGACATCGGCTCCTGGGCCTTCTTCAGGAAGGTGGCGGCCGGCACTCACGCCCTGGTCG ACACGCACAGCGGGGCAGTGGGACGTGCCAAGAGGTTTGAGCGGCGTGGGACCCGCTGTCGCTTCCACCTCGCGCGCAAACCAGTCAAGGTGGACCTTGACACTATAGTGTACGGCCGCAACAGCTTTATCAACACCCAGTTCAATgagat catcAAGTGGTTCACCTACTACGGCATCGTAGAGAAGATGAAGAAGCCGTATTACTCGATCCCCTGCGAGGCCAACCTTCGGTCAGACCACCCTCAGGCCATGACCCTACAGCAG ACCCAAGGGGCCTTCTACGTCTTGGCAGTTGGATTGTTAACAGCCTCGTTCATCCTGGTGGTTGAGACGATCGGATCCTTGTGTCGGAAGGCTGTTGCTGACACCGGCAGACGCAGTCTGACACCCACTGTTGTCAGGCACCATCTGACACCCGTCGTCAGGCACCTGGCGAAGCGTCCTTCACCGAAACGTGCCTTTTGA